One Burkholderia vietnamiensis LMG 10929 genomic window carries:
- a CDS encoding entericidin A/B family lipoprotein: protein MKASQRIVRVLAALALVGLGFGLTGCNTVRGFGQDVNAAGNALQRAAD from the coding sequence GTGAAGGCATCGCAACGTATCGTGCGCGTGCTTGCCGCGCTGGCGCTCGTCGGGCTCGGCTTCGGCCTGACGGGCTGCAACACCGTCCGAGGCTTCGGCCAGGACGTCAACGCCGCCGGCAACGCGCTGCAGCGCGCCGCGGACTGA
- the leuC gene encoding 3-isopropylmalate dehydratase large subunit, with the protein MAQTLYDKLWNTHVVHTEDDGTALLYIDRQLLHEVTSPQAFEGLNVAHRPVWRISANLAVSDHNVPTTDRSHGIADPVSKLQVDTLDANCDAFGITQFKMNDLRQGIVHIIGPEQGATLPGMTIVCGDSHTSTHGAFGALAHGIGTSEVEHVLATQTLLQKKSKNMLVKVEGTLPRGCTAKDIVLAIIGKIGTAGGTGYAIEFGGSTIRALTMEGRMTVCNMAIEAGARAGMVAVDDTTIDYLKGRPFVPTGAEWDQAVEYWREFKSDEGAQFDRVVELNAAEIVPQVTWGTSPEMVTSIDARVPDPEREKDPVKREAMERALAYMALEPNTPMESINVDKIFIGSCTNARIEDIRAAAYVVKKLNRRIAPNVRLAMVVPGSGLVKAQAEREGLDKVFTDAGFEWREPGCSMCLAMNADRLEPGERCASTSNRNFEGRQGAGGRTHLVSPAMAAAAAIEGHFVDIRKLG; encoded by the coding sequence ATGGCACAGACTCTCTACGACAAACTGTGGAATACCCACGTCGTCCACACCGAAGACGACGGCACGGCATTGCTCTACATCGACCGTCAACTGCTGCACGAAGTCACGAGCCCGCAGGCGTTCGAAGGGCTGAACGTCGCGCACCGCCCGGTGTGGCGCATCAGCGCGAACCTGGCCGTGTCGGACCACAACGTTCCGACCACCGATCGCAGCCACGGCATCGCCGATCCGGTCTCGAAGCTGCAGGTCGACACGCTCGACGCGAACTGCGACGCCTTCGGCATCACGCAGTTCAAGATGAACGACCTGCGTCAGGGCATCGTGCACATCATCGGGCCGGAGCAGGGCGCGACGCTGCCGGGCATGACGATCGTCTGCGGCGATTCGCACACGTCGACGCACGGCGCGTTCGGCGCGCTCGCGCACGGCATCGGCACGTCGGAAGTCGAACACGTACTCGCGACGCAGACGCTGCTGCAGAAAAAGAGCAAGAACATGCTCGTGAAGGTCGAAGGCACGCTGCCGCGCGGTTGTACCGCGAAGGACATCGTGCTCGCGATCATCGGCAAGATCGGCACCGCGGGCGGCACCGGCTACGCGATCGAATTCGGCGGCTCGACGATCCGCGCGCTGACGATGGAAGGCCGGATGACCGTGTGCAACATGGCGATCGAAGCCGGCGCCCGCGCCGGCATGGTTGCCGTCGACGACACGACGATCGACTACCTGAAAGGCCGTCCGTTCGTGCCGACCGGCGCGGAATGGGATCAGGCGGTCGAATACTGGCGCGAATTCAAGTCCGACGAAGGCGCGCAGTTCGACCGCGTGGTCGAGCTGAACGCAGCCGAGATCGTCCCGCAGGTCACGTGGGGCACGTCGCCGGAAATGGTCACGTCGATCGACGCGCGCGTACCCGATCCCGAGCGCGAGAAGGATCCGGTCAAGCGCGAAGCGATGGAGCGCGCGCTCGCCTACATGGCGCTCGAGCCGAACACGCCGATGGAGTCGATCAACGTCGACAAGATCTTCATCGGTTCATGCACGAACGCGCGCATCGAGGACATCCGCGCGGCCGCGTACGTCGTGAAGAAGCTGAACCGCCGCATCGCACCGAACGTGCGCCTCGCGATGGTCGTGCCGGGCTCGGGCCTCGTGAAGGCGCAGGCCGAGCGCGAAGGGCTCGACAAGGTGTTCACCGACGCGGGCTTCGAATGGCGCGAGCCCGGCTGCTCGATGTGCCTCGCGATGAACGCCGACCGGCTCGAGCCGGGCGAGCGCTGCGCGTCGACGTCGAACCGCAACTTCGAAGGCCGGCAGGGCGCGGGCGGCCGCACGCACCTCGTGAGCCCCGCGATGGCGGCGGCGGCGGCGATCGAAGGCCATTTCGTCGACATTCGCAAGCTGGGGTAA